In Candidatus Bathyarchaeia archaeon, the following are encoded in one genomic region:
- a CDS encoding winged helix-turn-helix domain-containing protein, translating to MRKSKLETYEDILGAIIKKPLTIDSIAYETNMDCTIVEQRLNSLIKYGLVQERISGTKTLYAITERGATVFKTLSFQKYLEKVTSAIKVMDEALQVVPTLSKQVENEEK from the coding sequence ATGCGAAAATCAAAACTTGAAACCTACGAGGATATTCTAGGCGCAATAATAAAGAAGCCCCTAACCATCGACAGCATAGCCTACGAAACCAACATGGACTGCACCATTGTCGAACAGCGTCTAAACTCTCTAATCAAATACGGACTCGTCCAAGAGCGCATTTCCGGCACAAAAACACTGTATGCAATCACAGAAAGAGGCGCAACCGTTTTCAAAACCCTCAGCTTCCAAAAATACCTCGAAAAAGTAACAAGCGCCATTAAAGTGATGGACGAGGCTTTGCAAGTCGTTCCAACACTTTCAAAACAGGTTGAAAACGAAGAAAAATAG
- a CDS encoding phosphopantetheine adenylyltransferase, translated as MLREKFKTVAVGGTFDEFHKGHRTLLTKAFEVGEHVLIGLCSDKLVESLSKPHITAPYEQRLEELKKFLREKGLLNRAEIMPLNDPFGVTLSEGCVEALVVSRETERMAVKINEERERRGLAPLQIVVIDMVPSENHAPISTTRIRHGEIDREGRLLKTKENS; from the coding sequence GTGTTGCGGGAAAAGTTCAAAACCGTGGCTGTCGGCGGCACGTTTGACGAGTTTCACAAGGGACACAGAACTTTACTGACTAAGGCTTTTGAAGTTGGAGAACACGTTCTGATTGGTTTATGCTCCGATAAGCTTGTTGAAAGCCTCAGCAAGCCGCACATAACTGCTCCTTACGAACAGAGGCTTGAAGAACTGAAAAAGTTTTTGCGAGAAAAAGGCTTGTTGAACAGAGCGGAGATTATGCCTTTGAATGACCCGTTTGGAGTAACCCTTTCTGAAGGATGTGTTGAGGCTTTGGTTGTGAGTCGTGAAACTGAACGTATGGCTGTGAAGATTAATGAGGAAAGAGAGAGACGCGGATTGGCGCCATTGCAAATTGTTGTTATAGACATGGTTCCCTCTGAAAATCACGCTCCAATTTCCACTACGCGAATTCGTCATGGAGAAATCGACCGCGAAGGACGCTTATTGAAAACAAAAGAAAACAGTTAA
- a CDS encoding ECF transporter S component, producing MRTLDVAATALNAALYTAFGYLFYYILPLTAPGLGLVRFWPQVIIPAAFAALFGPWVGGIGAAIGIFISDMLIHGNPILSLMAGVTSNFAGFFIIGYVAKRNVEWKIPMLIFGIISALLVGITQLILVPELFSATEGLIFSGIILGTYAVLLIVVLLSSKWRSYEVGCMIGLLVGSAIIGTMVPVFSQMFVMPGKTELTPLTVSAGLWYLVWTFSTEIPFLIILGPPILEACQRAFPALKPNTKE from the coding sequence ATGAGAACATTAGATGTTGCGGCAACCGCTTTAAATGCAGCGTTATACACAGCTTTTGGTTACCTCTTCTACTATATTCTACCCTTAACAGCTCCTGGACTTGGCTTAGTCAGATTTTGGCCACAAGTAATAATTCCCGCAGCCTTTGCGGCACTTTTCGGTCCATGGGTCGGTGGCATAGGCGCTGCGATAGGCATATTCATAAGCGACATGCTCATCCACGGTAACCCAATATTGAGTTTAATGGCCGGAGTTACATCAAACTTTGCAGGTTTCTTCATAATCGGTTATGTTGCAAAACGAAATGTAGAGTGGAAGATTCCCATGCTGATTTTTGGGATAATCAGCGCCCTATTGGTAGGAATTACCCAACTCATTCTGGTTCCTGAACTTTTCTCAGCAACTGAAGGTCTCATATTTTCGGGGATAATTTTAGGAACCTATGCAGTCTTGCTAATTGTTGTGTTATTGAGTTCTAAATGGAGAAGCTACGAAGTAGGCTGCATGATTGGCTTGCTCGTAGGCAGCGCAATAATTGGAACAATGGTTCCAGTCTTCAGCCAAATGTTTGTCATGCCTGGAAAAACTGAACTAACACCATTAACAGTCTCAGCCGGCTTATGGTATCTCGTTTGGACTTTCTCAACCGAAATACCATTTCTCATAATTCTCGGACCGCCAATACTTGAGGCATGCCAAAGAGCGTTTCCAGCCTTGAAACCTAATACAAAAGAGTAG
- a CDS encoding Xaa-Pro peptidase family protein encodes MNFKRRLTGLQEKMAENNVDLVIYGSCQNFQYLTGLLIDWRHGIDLGSEANNIFVPRMGMPILTLAEEWAEQASKTWVKDVRILKREENYGELLKKVMFDLDLKKKEVKIGLGDHVWGTTIAEISKIAKDVEFCKAEGFMRNLRMIKEEEEIEKLRNVAKLTDKVIEVIVPKIKEGITQHQLELEVEFCGKSLGASDVSFPSTVGFVKSGSEISPNPFTYLKEKGLVHGTSVAFDIGFVTDGYCSDFGRSFYFGHAGTEVKKGYETLQQAVIETVDKMHDGSMRVCDLFPFLESVLDRLGYGDYLRARLPTKNLGHNIGVEVHEPPWLSPAYAEVLREGMVIALEPKLWHVGEYYLRVEDMVLVKKRKTEFLTNFDRKLFQL; translated from the coding sequence ATGAACTTTAAGAGAAGGCTTACGGGACTTCAAGAAAAAATGGCGGAAAACAATGTTGACTTAGTCATTTATGGCTCATGCCAAAACTTCCAATACTTAACTGGGCTTTTGATTGATTGGCGTCATGGAATAGACTTGGGAAGTGAAGCAAACAACATTTTTGTGCCTCGAATGGGCATGCCAATTTTAACGTTGGCTGAAGAGTGGGCTGAACAAGCGTCTAAAACGTGGGTTAAAGATGTTCGCATTTTGAAAAGAGAAGAAAATTATGGAGAATTACTGAAAAAAGTGATGTTTGACTTGGACTTGAAGAAGAAGGAAGTGAAGATTGGCTTAGGTGACCATGTGTGGGGAACAACAATAGCGGAAATTTCGAAAATTGCTAAAGATGTTGAGTTTTGTAAGGCTGAAGGATTTATGCGCAATTTAAGAATGATTAAAGAGGAAGAAGAAATTGAAAAGCTAAGAAACGTTGCAAAACTTACGGACAAAGTGATTGAAGTCATTGTTCCAAAAATCAAAGAAGGCATCACTCAGCATCAATTAGAGCTTGAGGTTGAGTTTTGCGGAAAAAGCTTAGGAGCCTCAGACGTGTCATTTCCTTCCACAGTGGGTTTTGTCAAATCTGGCTCTGAAATCTCGCCTAACCCATTCACTTACCTAAAAGAAAAAGGACTAGTCCACGGCACTTCCGTCGCTTTTGACATAGGCTTCGTGACGGATGGTTACTGTTCAGATTTTGGAAGAAGCTTCTACTTCGGACATGCTGGCACTGAAGTTAAGAAAGGTTATGAAACACTACAACAAGCAGTCATTGAAACAGTTGATAAAATGCATGACGGAAGCATGCGTGTCTGCGACCTTTTTCCATTTTTGGAAAGTGTGCTAGATAGGCTCGGGTATGGAGATTATTTGCGTGCGCGTTTGCCGACGAAAAATCTTGGACACAACATCGGCGTTGAAGTGCATGAGCCTCCATGGCTTAGTCCAGCTTATGCAGAAGTTCTTCGTGAAGGTATGGTGATTGCTTTGGAGCCGAAACTTTGGCATGTTGGCGAATATTATTTGCGTGTTGAAGACATGGTTTTGGTGAAAAAGCGAAAAACCGAGTTCCTAACAAACTTTGACAGAAAACTCTTTCAGTTGTGA
- a CDS encoding radical SAM protein: MTPLSPETVWQMNESELVKLLDTPTLFSRHRKIRLYAPSFMYYKTSYYCSSPKDFPTISVTGKGCALKCKHCGGIVLETMYPANTPEKLFELCVKLKNEGALGCLISGGCLPDGSVPLEHFVDAIGKIKRELDMTVFVHTGIINFDTAKKLKDAKVDAALIDIIGSDETIKEIYNLNVTVEDYENSLKALHDARIVFVPHVIVGLHYGELKGELHALKMISNYKSSALVIIAFMPIHGTKMEKVNPPEPADIAKVTLTARLMFPETPLVLGCMRPKGAHRAKTDVLAIKAGVDAIAFPAEEAIRFAEKLGYEPVFSSLCCSQIYSDIKA, encoded by the coding sequence ATGACTCCGCTTTCACCTGAAACTGTTTGGCAAATGAATGAGAGCGAACTTGTGAAACTGTTAGACACGCCTACCCTCTTCTCTAGGCACAGAAAAATTCGCCTTTATGCGCCAAGCTTCATGTATTACAAGACAAGCTATTACTGTTCTTCGCCGAAAGACTTTCCAACAATCTCCGTGACAGGAAAAGGCTGCGCATTAAAATGTAAGCATTGCGGCGGAATAGTTCTAGAAACCATGTATCCAGCTAACACGCCTGAAAAACTGTTTGAATTGTGCGTTAAGCTCAAAAATGAAGGCGCTTTAGGCTGCCTAATAAGCGGAGGATGCCTACCAGACGGTTCTGTGCCATTGGAACATTTCGTGGACGCCATTGGAAAGATTAAACGTGAATTAGACATGACGGTCTTTGTTCACACAGGCATAATAAACTTTGATACAGCTAAAAAACTGAAAGACGCCAAAGTGGACGCCGCCCTTATCGACATAATCGGCTCTGACGAAACAATAAAAGAAATCTACAACCTAAACGTGACAGTTGAGGATTACGAAAACTCATTAAAGGCGTTACATGACGCGCGAATTGTCTTCGTGCCTCACGTGATTGTTGGGCTTCATTATGGAGAGTTGAAAGGTGAACTTCACGCTTTAAAGATGATATCCAATTACAAGTCTTCCGCATTAGTCATAATCGCGTTCATGCCAATACATGGAACAAAAATGGAAAAAGTAAACCCGCCAGAACCCGCAGACATCGCAAAGGTCACACTAACTGCAAGGTTGATGTTTCCAGAAACGCCTTTGGTTCTGGGCTGTATGAGACCGAAAGGCGCGCACCGTGCGAAAACGGATGTTCTAGCCATAAAAGCTGGAGTAGACGCCATAGCCTTTCCCGCGGAAGAGGCGATACGATTCGCCGAAAAGTTGGGTTACGAACCTGTGTTTTCTTCGCTTTGTTGTTCTCAAATTTATTCAGACATTAAGGCTTAG
- a CDS encoding radical SAM protein encodes MTAADDLPRRIRVSLGSAIVLGLLKGKLDAAPTTIYLMTYRKDKCSANCSFCPQARESHGRADMLSRVSWPIFLTGKVLDGIESAVESGKVKRVCVQALNYPRVFNDLVAIVKAIRRRVNVSISISCQPLNSDNLRRLAEAGVERIGIPLDAATEQLFNKVKGTGAGGPYNWKRQFDLLNEAVNVFGKGKVSTHLIVGLGEKEKEMVQAIQTCVDMGVLPALFAFTPISGTALENKAQPPIERYRRIQIARHLIVHGIARYGNMRFDEEGNIQGFGVDEKVLWQIAQTGEPFLTSGCPSCNRPYYNEKPSGPMFNYPKDLTEEELVTVWKQLGLHGAQKY; translated from the coding sequence GTGACTGCCGCTGATGATCTGCCAAGGCGAATTCGTGTTTCGTTAGGTTCAGCCATTGTTCTCGGGCTTTTGAAGGGTAAGCTTGACGCTGCGCCAACAACCATTTATTTAATGACGTATCGAAAGGATAAATGCAGTGCAAATTGCAGTTTTTGTCCGCAAGCTCGAGAAAGCCATGGTAGAGCAGACATGCTTTCTAGAGTTTCATGGCCTATTTTCTTAACTGGAAAAGTGCTTGATGGAATCGAGAGTGCCGTCGAAAGTGGCAAGGTCAAACGTGTTTGCGTCCAAGCCTTGAATTATCCACGCGTCTTTAATGATTTGGTAGCCATTGTAAAAGCGATACGTCGAAGAGTTAATGTTTCGATTTCAATTTCTTGTCAGCCTCTTAACAGTGACAACTTGAGGCGGTTAGCTGAGGCGGGTGTAGAAAGGATAGGGATTCCATTAGACGCTGCCACAGAGCAATTGTTTAACAAGGTTAAAGGAACGGGTGCTGGAGGACCTTACAATTGGAAACGACAGTTTGACTTGTTGAATGAGGCGGTTAATGTTTTTGGAAAGGGTAAGGTTAGCACACACTTGATTGTTGGGCTGGGAGAAAAAGAAAAGGAAATGGTTCAAGCCATTCAAACATGCGTGGACATGGGTGTTTTGCCGGCGCTTTTTGCTTTTACGCCGATAAGCGGAACGGCTTTGGAAAACAAAGCTCAACCGCCAATTGAGAGATACAGGCGAATCCAAATTGCTAGGCATTTAATAGTTCATGGGATAGCCAGATACGGGAATATGCGTTTTGATGAAGAAGGAAACATACAAGGTTTCGGTGTGGATGAGAAGGTGTTGTGGCAGATTGCCCAAACAGGCGAACCTTTCCTTACTTCTGGATGTCCAAGCTGTAACCGTCCCTATTATAACGAGAAGCCAAGCGGTCCCATGTTCAATTATCCTAAGGACTTAACGGAAGAAGAACTTGTCACTGTTTGGAAACAGTTAGGCTTACATGGGGCACAAAAGTATTGA
- a CDS encoding DNA polymerase domain-containing protein, with protein sequence METVRLTWGTKVLNSFYLLDATVTETNAVKLKFLDAYGKIKEVVDDKYKPYFFIPYPPTNEDLEVIRYFSGNLQTAEKIELFSGEKKIFGKVFWLNPKIALKAVGRMRQVWEGEIEFSRSYVYDNGLVFGALHSEEPLRLFLEVSAEAKEKFEKIFSEVRAKDPLKYAQIFYWYTLLSQSIPHLSPEILGVKEIDQERVYSAWMLSRIANIPLNEALTSRRVSDWIKSIIYTHLRKNGILIPTSEELRRGKPTHRVIGALTVSPTPGVYFNTVVCDFESLYPSCIDSFNLSYETVDCAHTECRGNKISEVDYYVCTKRRGFYSVLFGALKDLRIKLFKPAAKDASLPEEERKMASVAAKLLKLILVSSYGVTVRIHGVACPPLADAITGYSRYSLRETWKMAEEKGLRPLYGDTDSIFLDNASNEQVEWLIKKVKERFNLDLAVEKRYNLCVLPKAKKAYFGILPDGTPDIKGVTPIKSNAPKFINMVFQQCVKALSTVKNLEDFEQAKKVIKDIVKKAVDDLRSRRVTLEDLVYTVRLYFDPNEKVAEMKTAAQQYQCALQLIDSGKKLERWDTVSFVKVKSFNYKGRNFTVKPAEFVKSLNEINVEDYIRNLLTALNQTFHPMGIKLETEKETEISKWLGF encoded by the coding sequence TTGGAAACAGTTAGGCTTACATGGGGCACAAAAGTATTGAACTCTTTTTATCTTCTCGACGCGACAGTGACGGAGACAAACGCGGTAAAGCTGAAGTTTCTTGATGCCTATGGAAAAATCAAGGAAGTCGTAGATGACAAATATAAACCATATTTCTTCATACCTTATCCGCCAACAAACGAAGATTTGGAAGTCATCAGATATTTTAGCGGCAACCTCCAAACTGCAGAAAAAATAGAACTTTTCAGTGGCGAAAAGAAGATTTTTGGGAAAGTTTTTTGGCTGAATCCGAAGATTGCCCTGAAAGCGGTTGGACGAATGCGGCAGGTTTGGGAGGGCGAAATTGAATTTTCAAGGTCGTATGTTTATGATAATGGTTTGGTTTTTGGAGCCCTTCATTCCGAAGAGCCGTTGAGGCTGTTTTTGGAAGTTTCCGCTGAAGCGAAGGAAAAGTTTGAGAAAATTTTCAGCGAAGTCAGAGCGAAAGATCCTTTGAAGTATGCGCAGATTTTCTATTGGTACACGCTTCTTTCTCAATCAATCCCGCACCTAAGCCCAGAGATTTTAGGCGTTAAGGAGATAGACCAAGAGAGGGTTTATTCTGCGTGGATGCTTTCTAGAATAGCGAATATTCCCTTGAATGAAGCGTTAACCAGTAGACGCGTTAGCGATTGGATAAAATCCATAATTTATACGCACTTGAGAAAGAACGGCATCCTCATTCCCACTTCGGAAGAGCTTAGACGTGGAAAGCCCACGCACAGAGTTATTGGAGCATTAACTGTTTCGCCTACGCCCGGCGTTTACTTTAACACTGTTGTCTGCGATTTTGAGAGTCTATATCCCAGCTGTATTGACAGTTTCAATTTGTCCTACGAGACAGTGGATTGCGCACACACAGAATGCAGAGGTAACAAGATTTCAGAAGTTGACTATTACGTGTGCACTAAACGGAGAGGTTTTTATTCTGTTCTCTTTGGCGCTTTAAAGGACTTGCGAATAAAACTGTTCAAGCCAGCCGCCAAGGACGCTTCATTGCCTGAAGAAGAGCGGAAAATGGCAAGCGTAGCAGCGAAGCTGTTGAAGCTTATTTTGGTTTCCAGTTACGGTGTAACCGTTCGCATTCACGGTGTTGCTTGTCCGCCGCTTGCTGATGCAATAACTGGATACAGTCGCTACTCGCTTAGGGAAACTTGGAAAATGGCAGAAGAAAAGGGTTTGAGACCGCTTTACGGCGACACAGACAGCATCTTCTTGGATAACGCGTCAAACGAGCAAGTGGAATGGCTAATCAAAAAAGTAAAAGAAAGATTCAATTTGGATTTGGCTGTGGAAAAACGCTATAACCTATGCGTTTTGCCTAAAGCAAAAAAAGCCTATTTCGGAATCTTGCCAGACGGAACGCCGGATATTAAAGGAGTCACTCCCATAAAGTCTAACGCTCCAAAGTTCATCAACATGGTTTTTCAACAATGCGTTAAGGCGCTTTCAACAGTTAAGAATCTTGAGGATTTTGAGCAAGCAAAGAAAGTGATTAAAGATATTGTTAAAAAGGCTGTTGATGATTTGAGGAGTAGACGGGTTACATTGGAAGATTTGGTTTATACGGTGAGGCTTTATTTTGACCCTAACGAGAAAGTTGCGGAGATGAAAACTGCCGCGCAGCAATACCAATGTGCACTGCAGCTGATAGATTCTGGCAAGAAACTTGAAAGGTGGGACACAGTTTCGTTTGTAAAAGTGAAATCATTCAATTATAAAGGAAGAAACTTCACTGTAAAACCGGCTGAGTTTGTGAAAAGCTTAAATGAAATAAACGTTGAAGATTACATTCGAAACTTGCTAACTGCTCTGAATCAAACTTTTCATCCGATGGGCATCAAATTGGAAACAGAAAAGGAAACGGAAATCTCAAAATGGCTGGGTTTTTAG
- a CDS encoding DUF998 domain-containing protein, whose protein sequence is MNSRNARLLKISGISGIITPIVAFTFISLAITYSPSFVWTDNALSDLGIQEGITAPLFNYGLVISGILTLVFACGLFVLLSNRLMGKVGAFIFVLDALALTLIGVFPENITPTHYQVSVAFFALYPISMLVIGTSFLLEKQTKTGLFTFLTAAVAATVWITYFSTRFVSGVAIPEAVSALAASAWAIVLGYKMLRETARQSK, encoded by the coding sequence ATGAATTCAAGAAATGCCAGATTGCTAAAGATATCTGGAATAAGCGGCATAATCACGCCCATAGTTGCGTTTACTTTCATTTCACTCGCAATAACTTATTCTCCAAGTTTCGTTTGGACAGATAACGCGTTAAGCGATTTGGGCATTCAAGAAGGCATTACGGCTCCACTATTCAATTACGGACTTGTCATCAGCGGAATTCTCACGTTGGTCTTTGCATGCGGACTATTCGTTCTGCTGAGCAATAGGTTAATGGGGAAAGTCGGCGCTTTCATCTTCGTTCTTGACGCTTTGGCTTTAACCTTAATAGGCGTGTTCCCAGAGAACATCACTCCAACACATTACCAAGTTTCCGTAGCATTCTTTGCGCTTTATCCAATTTCCATGCTTGTCATCGGCACAAGTTTCTTACTTGAGAAACAAACAAAGACTGGCCTGTTCACTTTTCTAACAGCGGCAGTCGCAGCAACCGTTTGGATAACGTATTTCTCAACACGTTTCGTTTCGGGCGTTGCCATTCCCGAAGCAGTTTCCGCGCTTGCTGCGTCAGCTTGGGCAATAGTGCTTGGATATAAAATGTTGAGAGAAACTGCCCGCCAAAGCAAATAA
- a CDS encoding MFS transporter yields the protein MEKPLWIICITHMFIEVYLLMQVALIPVIIREFQLSLLEASLIATIPSILTLLMNLPSGLLTDKFTTNQLLSASMLIEGLSTFLVSQTNNFWTLIVGVSLLKISSPIYHISGLSQLSRLAKPEKISRYVGFHNALGSLGSVAGLITLAVFLTTFSWRITYLFWAAPILLWGFIILKSPYLRTKPAKRESYEKKNHRFTRLSLIFSAEFIILLLVIGVREIGATGSSTFMTTFFTDTRGLPDATASLIFSLGPFAGIAGSLIGGYLGERLGAKKALSLTILCSAFSLILLPVAFEPYLIVLAYLLYSFFSSAIWSPMNTIVANVTPETERGMSYSVYFLTEGLLASVAPTLAAGFIVLTEIWFVFPYSVVFMIVSVFILQFLKLPQHQRNNFKQSTE from the coding sequence GTGGAAAAACCTCTGTGGATTATCTGCATAACGCACATGTTCATCGAAGTCTATCTTCTTATGCAAGTCGCCCTAATCCCAGTGATTATACGAGAATTTCAGTTGAGCCTTCTTGAGGCTTCTCTGATTGCTACAATTCCAAGCATTCTCACACTATTGATGAACCTTCCCTCCGGGCTCTTAACAGACAAGTTTACTACCAACCAACTTTTATCCGCCAGCATGCTAATAGAAGGGCTCTCAACTTTTCTTGTAAGTCAAACAAACAATTTCTGGACGCTGATAGTTGGCGTGTCCTTACTAAAAATCTCTTCACCCATATATCACATCTCTGGACTCAGTCAACTTAGTCGACTTGCAAAACCCGAAAAGATTAGTAGATATGTAGGCTTTCATAATGCTCTTGGAAGTTTAGGCTCAGTAGCAGGGCTCATTACGCTTGCAGTTTTCTTGACAACATTTAGTTGGCGGATAACCTACCTTTTTTGGGCAGCTCCGATTCTACTTTGGGGATTCATAATCTTGAAATCTCCATATTTGAGAACTAAACCAGCCAAAAGAGAAAGTTACGAGAAAAAGAATCATAGATTCACGCGGCTTTCTCTAATCTTTTCAGCCGAGTTCATTATTTTATTGTTGGTTATAGGTGTCAGAGAAATTGGAGCCACTGGAAGCTCAACATTCATGACAACGTTCTTCACGGACACCCGCGGCTTGCCTGATGCTACTGCCAGCTTAATATTCAGTTTAGGACCTTTCGCTGGGATAGCTGGCTCTTTGATTGGCGGCTACTTAGGCGAAAGACTAGGTGCAAAAAAAGCGCTCAGCTTAACTATCCTCTGCAGCGCATTCTCGCTCATACTGTTGCCAGTGGCTTTCGAGCCTTACCTTATCGTCCTCGCTTATCTTCTTTACTCGTTTTTCAGCAGCGCAATCTGGTCGCCCATGAACACGATTGTGGCAAATGTGACACCCGAAACAGAGAGAGGAATGAGCTACAGTGTTTACTTCCTAACAGAAGGCTTGCTAGCTTCAGTTGCGCCAACCTTAGCAGCCGGCTTCATAGTACTCACTGAAATATGGTTTGTATTTCCCTACAGCGTGGTTTTCATGATTGTCAGCGTCTTCATACTTCAATTTCTAAAACTTCCGCAACATCAACGAAACAACTTTAAACAATCCACAGAATAA
- a CDS encoding ferredoxin family protein, with protein MPKVKVDWNKCNGDGVCAEVCPVNVFELKKLPEYQDSQKSVPVRESDCIACMACVTSCPTQAITIEE; from the coding sequence ATGCCGAAAGTGAAAGTTGACTGGAATAAATGCAATGGCGACGGCGTTTGTGCTGAAGTTTGTCCAGTGAACGTTTTCGAACTCAAAAAGCTGCCAGAATATCAAGACAGCCAAAAGTCGGTTCCAGTGCGAGAAAGCGACTGCATAGCGTGCATGGCATGCGTAACCTCATGCCCAACACAAGCAATAACGATTGAGGAATAA
- a CDS encoding DUF763 domain-containing protein, producing the protein MQRTGVAKLPLHYGKAPRWLTIRMRRLANEIVTIIVDEYGTDDFLKRVSNPFWFQALGCVLGYDWHSSGVTTVVTGVLKHAITPEEHGIAVCGGKGRISRQTPIEIENVSERFGFSDTKIERMCYASRMSAKVDNSAIQAGYQLYHHAFMVAEDGKWAVIQQGMCPRDRTARRYHWLSESVKDFVVEPHSAIVGDARREVALDMTAKESEGCRKASVDIACEPPKKLMRLIMSVRPEYQKSLQEWLPKTADSAWKECSIDFLSMPKTINWKFLQQVYDFQPKNYEELLGFRGVGPATVRGLALVAELIYGEKPSWKDPVKYSFAYGGKDGVPYPVDRRAMDESIGMLKQAIQEAKVGEKEKMRSLQRLRRFVPDNITR; encoded by the coding sequence ATGCAGAGAACGGGTGTTGCTAAGCTTCCGCTTCATTATGGCAAAGCGCCTAGATGGCTTACTATTCGAATGCGTAGGCTTGCCAACGAAATTGTCACCATAATTGTCGATGAGTATGGCACGGACGATTTTCTTAAACGCGTATCCAACCCCTTTTGGTTCCAAGCCTTAGGATGCGTTTTAGGCTATGATTGGCACTCCTCAGGCGTCACAACAGTTGTCACCGGAGTTCTAAAACACGCAATCACTCCCGAAGAACATGGTATTGCTGTTTGCGGCGGAAAAGGCAGAATTTCTAGACAGACGCCAATAGAAATTGAGAATGTAAGCGAAAGGTTCGGCTTTTCAGACACGAAGATTGAGCGCATGTGCTATGCAAGCAGAATGAGCGCTAAAGTTGATAATTCGGCTATTCAGGCGGGTTACCAGCTTTATCATCACGCGTTTATGGTTGCTGAGGATGGAAAATGGGCAGTTATCCAACAGGGAATGTGCCCTCGAGACCGCACTGCCAGACGTTACCATTGGCTTTCGGAGAGTGTGAAAGATTTTGTTGTCGAACCTCACAGCGCGATTGTTGGTGATGCCAGACGAGAAGTTGCGTTAGACATGACTGCCAAAGAAAGTGAAGGGTGCAGAAAGGCTTCGGTAGATATAGCTTGTGAGCCGCCTAAGAAGCTCATGCGCCTAATAATGTCCGTTAGACCCGAGTATCAGAAGTCGCTTCAGGAATGGCTGCCAAAAACTGCTGACTCAGCATGGAAGGAATGCTCAATCGACTTTTTATCCATGCCCAAAACCATAAACTGGAAATTCCTACAGCAAGTTTACGATTTCCAACCGAAAAACTATGAAGAACTCTTAGGTTTCAGAGGCGTGGGACCAGCAACCGTTAGGGGCTTAGCATTAGTTGCGGAATTAATCTATGGAGAGAAGCCAAGCTGGAAAGACCCGGTGAAGTATTCTTTTGCGTATGGAGGAAAAGATGGCGTACCCTACCCAGTAGACCGAAGAGCCATGGACGAGTCGATTGGCATGCTTAAGCAGGCGATACAAGAGGCTAAGGTGGGAGAGAAAGAGAAAATGAGGTCTCTGCAAAGGCTCAGACGGTTTGTTCCAGACAACATAACTCGTTAA